AAGGGGTGGGCACATGTATTAATGCGTATTCTGCATTTTCGCCTAATGGAGATCAAAATAATGATTATTGGCATATTGATAATATTGAATTATACCCTGATGGATTAGTCGAAGTATTCAACCGATGGGGCGATAGGGTTTACTCTACAAAAGCTTACATAAATGCTTGGGACGGTGCTTGGCAAGGAATGTATAATAACGAGCCATTGCCTTCAGCGACCTATTATTATGTGATAACCCTAAACAATGGCGAAGAGCCAACGGTAGGAACTGTAACTATTGTTCGATAAAAAAGATATATGAGACGACTACTAATTTTATTGATGTTATCTGCTACAGCTGTCCAATCGCAGCAGTTGCCGATGTTTAGTCAATATATCTCTAATGATTTTATTCTTAATCCAGCAGTTGCGGGTTCAAAACCGTATTTTCCTATCAAAATTAGCTCGAGGACTCAATGGTCTTCTTTCGGCTCAATAGCTCCTCAAACAAACATATTAAGTTATCATATGCCTGTAGCTTTTGATGAAATTGGTGTTGGTGCAATTATCATGCAAGACCAGACAGGACCATACAGTCATTTGTCAGTAAACCTAGCGTTTGCTTATCATTTACAGCTAGAGAATGATAATGACACTCGACTTTCATTAGGCTTAAGCGGTCAGTTGAGCCAACATAGCTTAAAAATGGATGAGCTTGAATTTAACAACCCAGACCCAGAGTTTCAAGGCGGAAAGTATTCTAAGATAGTGCCAGATGCTAATGTGGGGGCGTATTTGTATTCAGAAAATTACTTTTTATCCGTTGCTGCTCATCAATTATTTGAATCTACTTTTAAGGAAGCAATATCTCCAATATTTGGCGATAACGATGAGGTCAGGCACTATTATGCCAATGCAGGATATATCTTTAATGTGTACTACGATTTACAGATAGAACCTTCTGTTTTAGTTAAAGGTACGGAAGTCGGTCCTGTACAAGTTGATTTTAACACTCGCTTTCTATTTAACAACTCCTATTGGGCGGGCTTATCACTTAGAAGCTCACAAGCCTTAGTTGTCATAGCCGGTGTAAGAGCAGGCTCAATGAATTTATCGTATTCCTATGATTACGGCATTAGTTCAATTAGCACTTTTTCTTCTGGTTCACATGAAATCTGTTTAGGCTTCAATATAAACGATAAGCGAAACAGACGCCATTCTTACTACTGGTAAAAACAACTTTATTAATTACCTTTGGGGCCTATTCAAACTTCAATGAAAAAGGTCGACTTCTTAATAATAGGTCAGGGTATTGCTGGCACGCTTTTAGCTCACGACCTTTTAGAAAAAGAATATTCTATTGCAATTATTGATAAAAACTTTAGAGCTTCCGCTAGCCGAGTTGCTGCAGGAATTATCAATCCTGTAGGGATGAAACGCTGTATCCCCTCATTTAATGTTCATAATTTTTTACCTAAGGCGATTGAACGTTATCAGGAGCTGGAGAAAAAGCTAGGCACCTCCTTTTTTCATTTAAAGCCTATCCTGAGGTTGTTTTCGAATGAGGAGGTCAAACACCAATGGCAAGTTAAATATAGCAATACGGATATGCAGGAGTATATTCAGGCTTTCCATAAGGCTAAGCATTCTAGCCCTTTAAAAGATGATTTTGGTTCTGCTAGCATAAGCCCCTCTGGATACCTTGATACTAATGTGTTTTTGGATTCATCACGAGCATACTTTAAAACAACCTGCAATTTGCTAGAAGAGGAGTTTGATTTTTCTGCTTTTATAACTGAAAATAACACCTATAAAGATATTGAAGCTAAAACCATTATTTTCTGTGAAGGCTTTAGGGTAATGCATAACCCTTTGTTTAGTAAACTGCCGATTACACCTACAAAAGGAGAGGTTTTGACTATACGCATACCAGAAGTTGATCATTTTGATAGTATAATAAGTAAGGGTGTGTACATTCTTCCTCTAGGAAATCACTTTTATACGGTAGGAGCGACCTATAATCACACAGATTTTACAGATGAGCTTACTAGGGAGGGACAAGAGTTCCTTAGGACTAAGTTGCAAGAGATCTTAGAGGTGGATTTTGAGGTAGTTACTAGTGAAGCGGGGGTTCGTCCAACGGTAAAAGATCGTCGATTTTTGATAGGTTTGCACCCAAAATACGACAGAATTGGCGTATTTAATGGTCTTGGCACTAGAGGAGTACTCCAGGGACCCTTATTATCGTATGATTTTAGTGTCTTTTTGACACAACCAAAACATGATGTTCAAAATGCTGAAAATCAACGAATTAGAAGATTTTTGTCCTAATACATAAACTCTATATACCCCCTATTATCAACACTAGCGTGTTAAGAAGAACAAATTGATTTTTTTTGGTGGTTATAGAATAAATTTGCATCTTGCGCTCGTTATTAACCAATTTTAACTAAATTTATTATGAAAAAGAATTTGCATTTTGTTCTAGCTTTAACGTTAGGACTAGCAACAACAGTTTCTGCACAAGATTGGTCTGTTGACTCTAGAACAAGAGTTAATTCGACTGAAGATGCTACGAGTACGGAGCAAAGAGTAAGAGCTGCTGTTGAATTCGGAGGAGAGGCAGTAAGCGTTTACGCTGAAGTTAACTCGTTTACTACTTTAGGTGCCCTTGCTAATCAAGGCATTACTAACTCATTACGTCAGGCTTATGCTACGACTAACTTAATGGATTTTGCTTCATTAAAAGCTGGTCGTATGGCATTAACTTTTGGAAGCGGCCGTATCATGGGAGATAATGACTGGGTACAAGAAAACGGTAACACATGGGACGGTTTCTTATTCGGAATCAACAACGATTTCGCTGATGTACATGTAGGTTATTCTACTGCAGATAACACTGAAGCAACTGACATGATTCCTTTTGCACACGATGCATCAAGAATGTTTGCTAATATTTCTAAAGATATGGGCAACATGGGCTTCAACTTATTTTACACGTCAACTCAGTCAGAAGATATGCTTAATATGGATGATGTTTCTATGGGTCTAGATGCAACTTATGCAATGGATAATGGAGCAGAACTATCTTTAGGTTACTACACAAATGACAACAACGGTACAGAAATGGACCTTACTTCATTAGGTGTATCTTATGCTGTTAATGATGACTTAACTGTTCACGCTGGATACGATATGTACGGAGAGAATGGTTTTTACATGGCATCAGGTAGTTTCGGTGACTTCTACGGTTCTGGTATGGAATACTCTACTATGACTTATGAAGGTACTGATATGACTTTCGGTGGTTCTTATGCAATGGGTGACTTCATGATTGGAGCTACTATGCACACAATTAAATCTGAAAACGAGACTATCGATTATTCTGTAATGGATCTTTCATTAGGATACTCTTTATCTGACAA
The sequence above is drawn from the Flavobacteriales bacterium genome and encodes:
- a CDS encoding type IX secretion system membrane protein PorP/SprF translates to MRRLLILLMLSATAVQSQQLPMFSQYISNDFILNPAVAGSKPYFPIKISSRTQWSSFGSIAPQTNILSYHMPVAFDEIGVGAIIMQDQTGPYSHLSVNLAFAYHLQLENDNDTRLSLGLSGQLSQHSLKMDELEFNNPDPEFQGGKYSKIVPDANVGAYLYSENYFLSVAAHQLFESTFKEAISPIFGDNDEVRHYYANAGYIFNVYYDLQIEPSVLVKGTEVGPVQVDFNTRFLFNNSYWAGLSLRSSQALVVIAGVRAGSMNLSYSYDYGISSISTFSSGSHEICLGFNINDKRNRRHSYYW
- a CDS encoding FAD-binding oxidoreductase, with protein sequence MKKVDFLIIGQGIAGTLLAHDLLEKEYSIAIIDKNFRASASRVAAGIINPVGMKRCIPSFNVHNFLPKAIERYQELEKKLGTSFFHLKPILRLFSNEEVKHQWQVKYSNTDMQEYIQAFHKAKHSSPLKDDFGSASISPSGYLDTNVFLDSSRAYFKTTCNLLEEEFDFSAFITENNTYKDIEAKTIIFCEGFRVMHNPLFSKLPITPTKGEVLTIRIPEVDHFDSIISKGVYILPLGNHFYTVGATYNHTDFTDELTREGQEFLRTKLQEILEVDFEVVTSEAGVRPTVKDRRFLIGLHPKYDRIGVFNGLGTRGVLQGPLLSYDFSVFLTQPKHDVQNAENQRIRRFLS